CGGACCGGACATGACGGCTGTGATCAATCGAAACGCTGCGGCGTACTGGATGCCCTGCTTGCGCAGGCAATGACGACAGACGCTGGAGCGGCCACCTGCACTCGACTACGGGCACAATTGACAGACGGAAATGTCTGACTTAAGTCAGACATTATGCTCGACCCCATCTCCCGCGTCCGCCGCTTCAACCGCGCCGTCACCTCGGAGGTCGGCGCGCTCGACACCTCGTTTCTCGGGCGCGGTCGGCCGCTCGGGGCGGCCCGCGTGCTCAATGCAATCGGCCATGGCCGCAGCGACGTGGCCGAGCTGCGCGACTATCTCGCACTCGATTCCGGGCTGATGAGCCGGCTGCTGCGCAGCCTGGAGGAGGAGGGGCTGGTGATGACCAGGCCGCATCCCGACGACGCGCGCCGCCGCATCGCCAGGCTCACAGCCGCCGGGCGGCGCGAATTCGAGGCCTATGAGACGCTCTCCAACTCCCAGGCCGAATCGATGCTGGCGCGTCACGGGCAGCCCGAGGCGCTCTTGGCGGCGATGGACCTGGTCGCGGCCGCGCTGGGACGCAGCCGCATCGCCATCGATGAGGTTGATCCGCGCGGCGAGCAGTCGCGCTACTGCCTCGGCGAGTACTACGCCGAGCTGTCGCGCCGCTTCGAACGCGGCTTCGACGTGTCGCTGTCGCGCGATCCCGATGCCTTGGACATGATGGCGCCGCGCGGGGCTTTCTTCGTGGCATTGTCCGACGGCCTGCCGCTCGGCTGTGTCGGGCTGAAGGGCAGCGGCGGCGATGTCGCCGAGATCAAGCGGCTCTGGGTCGCGCCCGCCGCCCGCGGCCTCGGCCTTGGCCGCCGCCTGATGGATGCGGCCGAAGAGGCTGCCCGCACGCTCTCGATCAGCATTCTTCGCCTCGACACCAACAGCGCGCTCGCCGAGGCCGTCCAGCTCTATCGCCGCGCCGGCTGGACGGAGATCGACCGCTTCAACGACGATCCCTATCCAGACCTGTTCTTCGAGAAGCAGCTCTAAGATTGATCTCGCGCGGCGCCTGCGCCCCGCCGTTCTCCAGTCCAGCCACGGACCAGATCGCCCTGTTCGGCGTTAAGCGATGAGCAACTGGTAGGGTGGTCGAATGCGGGCCTTCGGGGGAGCTTGCGACGGAAGGGCGCGCTTTGAGTCCGATTCGGTGCCCGATCCTGCCCCAATTGCGGCGAGGGGGGGCGATGACATGAGGACGCGCCTTCGCCTCACTTCACCCCAAGACATGATCGAGCGTATAGATCGTCCTGCGCCGATCGCGCCGGCGGAACAGCAATAACGAATTGGGATAGGGCATGGTGACACGATCCACGGCGGCTCAGAACCTTGCAGCGATGCGGCGTCGGGGAGCGGTCCTGATGACTGTCGCGGCCGCCACCGTGCTGGCTCTGCAAGGTTCCGAGGCCCGCGCGCGACAGGCGCGTTCGGCGCCGGTGATCGAGGCGACGGCGCCGCGTGCGCATGGCGATCCGATCATGGCGATCGTGTCGATCAAGACCCAGAAAGTAACGTTCTACGACGCCGATGGCTGGATCTGGCGCGCACCGGTGTCGACCGGCGTCTCCGGCCGCGAGACGCCGGCCGGCGTGTTCGCCATCATCGAGAAGGACAAGGACCACCACTCGACTCTTTACGACGATGCCTGGATGCCGAACATGCAGCGCATCACCTGGAACGGGGTGGCGCTGCATGGCGGGCCGCTGCCCGGCTACGCCGCCTCGCATGGCTGCGTCCGCATGCCCTATGGCTTTGCCGAGAAGCTGTTCGACCGGACCTGGATCGGCATGCGGGTGATCATCGCGCCGGGTGACCCGACGCCCGTCGAGTTCTCCCATCCCGCCCTGTTCGCGCCGAATGCGCAGGCGCTCGCCGCGGTGCCCTCGCGGGCCGCGACGCTCGGCCGCGAGGCCGAGGACGCCGCCAGGAGCGCCGACGAGGCCAAGACGGCGGCTGCCGCGGCTGAGCGCGAGGCCAAGGCTCTGAAGGCGTCCTTGCGCAAGCTGGAGCAGGCCAAGGCGCGCGCCGAGGCCGAGCTCAAATTCGCCGACAGGAAGCTGGCCGCCGCCAAGACCGATCAGGCCAGGACGCTGGCCGAGGATGCGAAGCAGAAGGCCGCCGCCAAGGCGACCGACGCGGCAGCGCAGCTCGAGGCCGCCAAGTCGGACGCGACCGCGAAGCTCGCTGCGGCGACCTCGACCAAGGATGCCGCCAAGGCGGCGGCGGCCAGGAAGGCCGATGCGAGCAAGGCTGCGACGGACGCCAGGCTCGCGACCGAGCCGGTCTCGGTCTATATCAGCCGTTCGACGCAGATGCTCTATGTCAGGCGCAACACGCACAAGCCGGCCCCCGATGGCGGCGGCGAGGTGTTCGACGCCTCGATCGAGGCGCCGGTGACCATCCGCGATCCCGACCGGCCGATCGGAACGCATGTGTTCACCGCGGTGGCGCAGAACGGCGCGGAGCTGCGCTGGACGGCGGTGACCATCGACGACGGCGACACCGCCAAGGACGCGCTCGACCGCATCACCATTCCCAAGGACGTGCTCGACCGGATCGCGCCGACGGCCGTGCCGCGCTCCTCGATCATCGTCTCGGACGAGCCGCTGTCGAGCGAGACCAATTATCGGACCGAGTTCGTCGCGGTGCTGAGCAACCAGCCGCAGGGCGGCTTCATCACGCGCCGGCCGACGACCAATGTCGACGTCGTCGCCAGCGGGGACGAATATGACGACGGCTTCGGCAGCTTCTTCCAGCGCAGCTGGGATGGCCAGCCCGTCGCGGCGCCGCGCCGTCGCGGTCCGCCTCCGACCTACTACCGGCCGGTGCAGCCGGGCTGGTGGTGACCAGCCGGCCTGATGCCTGACCGCGGTTCGCGGGTCAGGCCGGATGGCGCTTCAAATCAGTTGCGACCTGCGGGGATGACGCCGGGCCACTGCATCAAGAAGGGCTGCGGCTCGTGCTGCGCCTCGGTCGCGCGCGCCACGCGCCTGACACGGTGAGGCCTGCGGGAGATCGAGCTGGTCGCCTCGCGAGCGGTCTCGATGCGCGTCAACTGCTGACGCATCTCGCCGGTGGAGGTCCGGAGCTGCTCGATGGTCATGTCGCTGTTCGCGGCCGCGGTGCGCAGCCCGCTCAGCTCGGTCGCCGCATCTTCCTGGGCGCCGCGGAGGCGGATCGTCTGGCGCTTCAGCAGCGCGAGATCGGATTCGATCTTGTCGGCCGTATCGCGGCGGCGCGCCTCGGTCTCGTCGGCGGCGGTGCGCAAGACGGCCAGGCCCGTTTCGGCGGTGGTGAGGCTGGCGCGCAATTGCAGAAGCTCGCCGGAGGTGTCGCTTTGGCGGTCGCGCAGCTGGGCGGTCTCGGCCTTGAGCTGCGCCAGCTCCGAGGTCAGCGTGGCGACGCGGCTCTCGAGCGAAGGCGCTCCGGTGCCGAAGGAGAAGCTGTTGGCGCCGCCGCTGCTCCACCACATCGCACCGGCGCTGGCGACGAGCGCCAGGCTCAGGACAATTCGTAGAGAGGCCGTGCCGCTGCTCGGCGGGGCGTCCGGCGTCTTGGTGGATCTGCGCATCGACGGGTCTCCGGGATTTGATGGAGACAATTATGATCATATTAAGGTTGCCAATGTTCTAAGCGCGCCGCTCCCGCGGAACATTTCATCCACGTAGTTTTGCGGAATGAGCTCTCGCAGCCTCGAGTTGTGAGCATGACCGGCGGCGCTCAGGAGTGCCGATGCAGGGACGGCGATGATCCGGCCCGGATCGCTGGCATGCAAATCGGATCCGTCGGAAAAGGCTTCGTGCGTCCTCGGGATCGTGATCTAAATCGCGCATGTCCGACATTCCGCCCACCGCCGCACCGCCGGCATTCGACGTGCTCGCCGAGGCC
This region of Bradyrhizobium sp. SZCCHNS1050 genomic DNA includes:
- a CDS encoding helix-turn-helix domain-containing GNAT family N-acetyltransferase, with translation MLDPISRVRRFNRAVTSEVGALDTSFLGRGRPLGAARVLNAIGHGRSDVAELRDYLALDSGLMSRLLRSLEEEGLVMTRPHPDDARRRIARLTAAGRREFEAYETLSNSQAESMLARHGQPEALLAAMDLVAAALGRSRIAIDEVDPRGEQSRYCLGEYYAELSRRFERGFDVSLSRDPDALDMMAPRGAFFVALSDGLPLGCVGLKGSGGDVAEIKRLWVAPAARGLGLGRRLMDAAEEAARTLSISILRLDTNSALAEAVQLYRRAGWTEIDRFNDDPYPDLFFEKQL
- a CDS encoding L,D-transpeptidase, with the protein product MVTRSTAAQNLAAMRRRGAVLMTVAAATVLALQGSEARARQARSAPVIEATAPRAHGDPIMAIVSIKTQKVTFYDADGWIWRAPVSTGVSGRETPAGVFAIIEKDKDHHSTLYDDAWMPNMQRITWNGVALHGGPLPGYAASHGCVRMPYGFAEKLFDRTWIGMRVIIAPGDPTPVEFSHPALFAPNAQALAAVPSRAATLGREAEDAARSADEAKTAAAAAEREAKALKASLRKLEQAKARAEAELKFADRKLAAAKTDQARTLAEDAKQKAAAKATDAAAQLEAAKSDATAKLAAATSTKDAAKAAAARKADASKAATDARLATEPVSVYISRSTQMLYVRRNTHKPAPDGGGEVFDASIEAPVTIRDPDRPIGTHVFTAVAQNGAELRWTAVTIDDGDTAKDALDRITIPKDVLDRIAPTAVPRSSIIVSDEPLSSETNYRTEFVAVLSNQPQGGFITRRPTTNVDVVASGDEYDDGFGSFFQRSWDGQPVAAPRRRGPPPTYYRPVQPGWW